A window of the Cygnus atratus isolate AKBS03 ecotype Queensland, Australia chromosome 4, CAtr_DNAZoo_HiC_assembly, whole genome shotgun sequence genome harbors these coding sequences:
- the NUDT6 gene encoding nucleoside diphosphate-linked moiety X motif 6, which translates to MLPRLLSILTHLLHPKHEAAAAALCWFPQISRLTWRPCVSLSASVAQWQEEGRVAVWLHIPILQSRLAAVAASQGFTFHHAESGSATLTRWLGEGPSRLPGYATHQLGVAGAVLDEDTGKVLVVQDRNKTVNAWKFPGGLSNPGEDIGDTAVREVFEETGIKSEFKSILSIRQQHQHPGAFGKSDMYIICRLEPSSFNINFCQQECLRCEWMDLDELARTKHATPITSNVAKLLLYGYREGFDKIDITMREFPAVYTGLFYKLYHRELPESYRNMT; encoded by the exons ATGCTCCCTCGCCTGCTGTCCATACTAACACATCTCTTGCACCC AAAGCACGAGGCGGCGGCAGCCGCCCTGTGCTGGTTCCCCCAAATCTCACGCCTGACTTGGCGGCCCTGCGTCTCTCTTTCAGCCTCGGTCGCCCAGTGGCAGGAGGAAGGCCGGGTCGCTGTCTGGCTGCACATCCCCATCCTCCAGAGCAGGCTGGCGGCGGTGGCCGCATCGCAAGGCTTCACCTTCCACCATGCTGAGTCAGGCTCGGCCACCTTGACGCGGTGGCTGGGCGAGGGGCCCAGCAGGCTGCCCGGGTACGCCACCCACCAGCTGGGAGTCGCAG gTGCTGTTTTAGATGAAGACACTGGAAAGGTGTTGGTTGTACAAGACAGAAATAAG ACTGTAAATGCATGGAAATTTCCAGGAGGTCTGTCTAATCCAGGTGAAGACATTG GAGACACAGCAGTTCGAGAGGTTTTCGAAGAGACTGGCATCAAGTCAGAGTTCAAGTCCATCTTAAGCATAAGACAGCAACACCAGCACCCCGGAGCCTTTGGCAAGTCGGACATGTACATCATCTGCCGCCTGGAGCCCTCCTCCTTCAACATCAACTTCTGCCAGCAGGAGTGCCTGAGGTGTGAGTGGATGGACCTCGATGAGCTTGCCAGGACAAAGCACGCTACTCCCATCACCAGCAACGTAGCTAAGCTGTTACTTTACGGATACCGGGAAGGATTCGATAAGATTGATATAACCATGAGAGAGTTTCCAGCTGTTTACACAGGCCTGTTCTACAAACTATACCACAGGGAGCTGCCCGAGTCCTACAGAAACATGACATGA